One window from the genome of Ailuropoda melanoleuca isolate Jingjing chromosome 5, ASM200744v2, whole genome shotgun sequence encodes:
- the LOC100478356 gene encoding putative tripartite motif-containing protein 75 — MAVPAALAGLQAEANCPVCLDYLRDPVTTECGHNFCRCCIQQSWADLEDRFPCPVCRHSCRERHLRSNTQLGRMIDVARLLHVTRSKKRRREEKHLCEKHHQVLTLFCEEDLEVLCPECTRPPDHQGHQVRPTQEAASHHRQRLNRYIEPLKKQVEDVQKLINIQSKKPLELKEKVEDQRRELLSEFECLKQFLERDQEAVLLRLADEEKDIEQKLSANITAFSKYISTLRGLLSKVVENSVLSEVELLSQIKHVYRKSEDEISPSIFSIQLRREGCTFPPQYSALQKIIKKFRVDIILDAETAHPNLIVSEDKKYVTFTKRKQNVPHFPKRFTANTVVLGFPYFYSGRHYWEVEVGDKSEWAVGICKDFLPTKTKRSRLAWQGCWIIQRREDCYEAVGAVPTLLPLDVNPRGIGIFLDCELGEISFYNRTKKSHIYTFTDISTRPLRPYFYIGPDSKPLRICTETDCE; from the coding sequence ATGGCGGTCCCAGCAGCCCTGGCAGGACTCCAGGCAGAAGCCAACTGTCCCGTCTGTCTGGATTACCTGAGAGACCCTGTCACCACCGAATGTGGGCACAACTTCTGTCGCTGCTGCATCCAGCAGTCCTGGGCTGATCTGGAGGACAGGTTCCCGTGCCCTGTCTGCCGTCACTCGTGCCGAGAGAGGCACTTGAGGAGCAACACCCAGCTGGGAAGGATGATTGACGTTGCCAGGCTCCTCCACGTCACCAGGAGCAAGAAGAGGAGGCGGGAAGAGAAACACTTGTGTGAGAAGCACCACCAGGTCCTGACCCTCTTCTGTGAGGAGGACCTTGAGGTGTTGTGTCCCGAGTGCACACGGCCCCCTGACCACCAGGGCCACCAGGTGAGGCCCACGCAGGAGGCCGCCTCTCATCACAGGCAAAGGCTCAACCGCTACATTGAGCCGCTGAAGAAGCAGGTGGAGGATGTTCAGAAATTAATAAACATTCAAAGCAAAAAACCCTTAGAGCTAAAAGAGAAGGTGGAAGACCAAAGACGGGAATTGCTCTCTGAATTTGAGTGCCTGAAGCAATTTTTAGAACGTGACCAAGAAGCAGTTCTTTTGAGGCTAGCTGATGAAGAGAAGGACATTGAGCAGAAACTCAGTGCAAACATCACTGCGTTTTCAAAGTACATCTCCACACTCAGAGGCCTGCTGAGTAAAGTAGTAGAGAACAGTGTGCTGtctgaagtggaattgctgtcACAAATTAAACATGTCTATAGGAAGTCTGAGGATGAGATCAGTCCATCAATTTTCTCAATCCAGTTAAGAAGAGAAGGCTGCACCTTTCCTCCCCAGTACTCTGCTTtgcagaaaattataaagaaattcagAGTAGACATTATCCTAGACGCTGAGACGGCACACCCTAACTTGATTGTCTCGGAGGATAAGAAATATGTGAcatttacaaagagaaaacaaaacgtTCCTCATTTTCCAAAACGGTTTACAGCCAATACAGTTGTCCTgggttttccatatttttattctgGCAGGCATTACTGGGAGGTGGAAGTGGGAGACAAGTCTGAATGGGCTGTGGGGATTTGCAAAGACTTCCTTCCCACAAAGACCAAGAGATCTCGGTTGGCCTGGCAGGGGTGCTGGATTATTCAGCGGCGGGAAGACTGCTATGAGGCAGTGGGAGCTGTTCCAACCCTGCTGCCCTTGGACGTGAACCCCAGAGGCATTGGCATTTTCTTGGACTGTGAGCTGGGTGAGATCTCATTTTATAACAGGACCAAAAAATCTCACATCTATACTTTTACTGACATTTCTACTAGGCCTCTTAGACCTTACTTCTATATAGGACCTGATTCAAAACCTCTCAGGATCTGTACGGAAACAGATTGTGAATGA